Proteins from a single region of Phycisphaeraceae bacterium D3-23:
- a CDS encoding FAD-dependent oxidoreductase: MERIPRVKKTDSQEHAVGRPITRRRLLQSAAASLVAPTIFGCASARQVVEPVPGPALPVIPPIVPAPPPLGPLALDPLPIATLPSPELGQSHVVRYVAGLRPYRRGTVRIEHEPLDTKTIIHHYGHGGAGFTLSWGTAEEAADLLARHHAPPQRVAVLGGGVIGLTTAVVLQERGYRVTVYAKAVTPDTTSDLAGAQFAPSLVQCDSDARLNRWVRAAAERFLTLRGDDYGVYERANYTTANAAAALRKLPTDLFPTRQFHRLPFAGPPRSGRVHQTLLIEPPIYLPRMLQRLHEAGGTLLPRTFNTAQDITDLPQAVAVNCLGLGSGELFPDRALSPLRGQLVYMQPQALPYLLSHAGYLFPRKDALVLGGTVERGVNDATPNDRACQNILATHRQFFA, translated from the coding sequence ATGGAACGGATTCCACGCGTGAAAAAAACAGACTCCCAAGAACACGCGGTCGGCCGCCCCATCACCCGCCGTCGGCTTCTCCAGTCGGCTGCGGCCTCCCTGGTCGCGCCAACCATTTTCGGCTGCGCATCAGCCCGACAGGTCGTCGAGCCGGTGCCCGGCCCGGCGCTCCCCGTCATCCCGCCGATCGTGCCGGCCCCCCCGCCGCTCGGCCCGCTCGCGCTCGACCCGCTGCCGATCGCGACCCTCCCCAGCCCGGAGCTCGGACAATCCCATGTCGTTCGATACGTCGCGGGGCTTCGCCCCTATCGGCGAGGCACCGTCCGCATCGAGCACGAGCCGCTGGACACCAAAACCATCATCCACCACTACGGCCACGGCGGCGCGGGCTTCACCCTCTCCTGGGGCACCGCCGAAGAAGCCGCCGACCTACTCGCACGCCACCATGCACCGCCCCAGCGCGTCGCCGTCCTCGGCGGCGGCGTCATCGGGCTCACCACCGCGGTCGTCCTGCAAGAACGCGGCTACCGCGTCACCGTCTACGCCAAAGCCGTCACCCCCGACACCACCTCCGACCTCGCCGGCGCACAGTTCGCACCGTCGCTGGTCCAATGCGACAGCGACGCCCGGCTCAACCGCTGGGTCCGTGCCGCCGCTGAACGATTCCTCACGCTGCGCGGGGACGACTACGGCGTCTACGAACGCGCCAACTACACCACCGCCAACGCCGCCGCCGCGCTACGCAAACTCCCCACCGACCTCTTCCCAACCCGACAGTTCCACCGCCTCCCCTTCGCCGGCCCGCCGCGCAGCGGGCGTGTGCATCAGACACTGCTCATCGAGCCGCCGATCTATCTGCCACGTATGCTCCAGCGCCTGCACGAAGCGGGCGGCACACTCCTACCACGCACCTTCAACACCGCGCAAGACATCACCGACCTGCCACAAGCCGTGGCCGTCAACTGCCTGGGCCTGGGCTCGGGCGAGCTCTTCCCCGACCGCGCCCTCTCGCCGTTGCGCGGCCAGCTCGTCTATATGCAACCCCAGGCGCTCCCCTACCTCCTCAGCCACGCCGGCTACCTCTTCCCACGCAAAGACGCACTCGTCCTCGGCGGCACCGTCGAACGCGGCGTCAACGACGCGACCCCCAACGACCGCGCCTGCCAAAACATCCTCGCAACCCACCGCCAATTCTTCGCGTAG
- a CDS encoding alpha/beta hydrolase: protein MKRRRMPWYARSVLYVVVIYLVYCGLLFLVQHKLIFPAAMAGQAQPIPLHGDAVRLEVETDEGTSVGWFIPAPGSSEDGPAPMVVFFHGNAELVDHQFAIVDLYHALGVSVLLPEYRGYGGAGGSAGSPSQRHIVEDALAFYDQAVARPEVDAERVVIHGRSIGGGVAAQVADRRPCAAVIVESTGTSVARKALGFGVPPFIVRSPFYTARVFRGLDVPVLIMHAQDDEIFAYQHARDLLAAAPNGTLVPFEGGHNGLPSPGEAEKYRDAVSGHLGVAGVVVTESGDDAESRLAQ, encoded by the coding sequence ATGAAACGCAGACGCATGCCGTGGTACGCTCGGAGTGTGTTGTATGTCGTCGTCATCTACCTTGTCTACTGCGGGCTGTTGTTCTTGGTCCAGCACAAGCTGATCTTCCCGGCGGCGATGGCGGGGCAGGCGCAGCCGATCCCGCTGCATGGGGACGCGGTGCGGCTGGAGGTCGAGACGGATGAGGGCACAAGCGTAGGGTGGTTCATCCCCGCGCCCGGGAGTTCTGAAGACGGCCCCGCGCCGATGGTTGTGTTTTTCCATGGCAACGCGGAGTTGGTGGACCATCAGTTTGCGATTGTTGATCTGTATCACGCGCTGGGCGTGAGTGTGCTGCTGCCGGAGTACCGCGGGTATGGCGGTGCGGGCGGGAGCGCGGGGAGCCCGTCGCAGAGGCACATTGTTGAGGATGCGCTGGCGTTTTATGACCAGGCGGTGGCGCGGCCGGAAGTGGATGCGGAGCGTGTCGTCATCCATGGGCGTTCGATCGGTGGGGGGGTTGCGGCGCAGGTCGCGGACCGTCGGCCGTGCGCTGCGGTGATTGTGGAATCGACCGGGACGAGCGTGGCGCGTAAAGCCCTGGGATTTGGGGTGCCGCCCTTCATCGTGCGCAGCCCGTTCTACACCGCGCGTGTCTTCCGTGGGCTCGATGTGCCGGTGCTGATTATGCATGCGCAGGACGACGAGATTTTTGCGTACCAGCATGCGCGGGACCTGCTCGCGGCGGCACCGAACGGGACGCTGGTGCCGTTCGAGGGCGGGCACAACGGGCTGCCTTCGCCGGGGGAGGCGGAGAAGTACCGTGACGCGGTGTCGGGGCACCTTGGGGTGGCGGGCGTCGTTGTGACTGAAAGCGGCGATGATGCCGAGTCGCGTTTGGCCCAGTAG
- a CDS encoding cation:proton antiporter, producing MRQDYTLIVFILGLAFLAAAVLPPLLRRVPLSLPMLYVAVGMLLPTLWADAPRADPLLRGELTERLSELAVIVALMGAGLKLDRPVGWKRWKLTWRLLGITMPLCILALVLGGWGLMGLTLGGAVILGAALAPTDPVLAASVQVGPPGEKDTSETRFALTSEAGLNDGLAFPFVNLAILLAGAGVTAGGLSGWLAVDVVWKVGAGVGMGWLAGRGLAWLIFRFTHPGNIIDGFVALAITLVTYGGTELVHGYGFIAVFVAALVFRAQERSHELHRTLHAFVDQIERLLMAGLLMFFGASITHGLFAALTWEGVVVALAFILVVRPGRGAARADRV from the coding sequence ATGCGGCAGGACTACACGCTGATTGTGTTCATCCTGGGGCTGGCGTTTTTGGCGGCGGCGGTGCTGCCGCCTCTGCTTCGTCGGGTGCCGTTGTCGCTGCCGATGTTGTATGTGGCGGTGGGGATGCTGCTGCCGACGCTGTGGGCGGATGCGCCGCGGGCGGACCCGCTGCTGCGGGGGGAGTTGACGGAGCGGCTGTCGGAGCTGGCGGTGATCGTGGCGCTGATGGGGGCGGGGCTGAAGCTGGATCGGCCGGTGGGGTGGAAGCGGTGGAAGCTGACGTGGCGGCTGCTTGGGATCACGATGCCGTTGTGCATCCTGGCGCTGGTGCTGGGGGGCTGGGGGCTGATGGGGCTGACGCTGGGGGGTGCGGTGATCCTGGGGGCGGCGCTTGCGCCGACGGACCCGGTGCTGGCGGCGAGTGTGCAGGTCGGCCCCCCGGGCGAGAAGGACACGAGCGAGACGCGGTTTGCGCTGACCAGCGAGGCGGGGCTGAATGATGGGCTGGCGTTCCCGTTCGTGAACCTGGCGATCCTGCTGGCGGGGGCGGGCGTGACGGCCGGGGGCTTGTCCGGCTGGCTGGCGGTGGATGTGGTGTGGAAGGTCGGCGCGGGGGTGGGGATGGGGTGGCTGGCGGGGCGCGGGCTGGCGTGGCTGATCTTCCGGTTCACGCACCCGGGCAACATTATCGATGGGTTCGTGGCGCTGGCGATCACGCTGGTGACGTACGGAGGGACGGAGCTGGTGCACGGCTACGGGTTCATCGCGGTGTTCGTTGCGGCGCTGGTGTTCCGCGCCCAGGAGCGCAGCCACGAGCTGCACCGGACGCTGCACGCGTTTGTCGATCAGATCGAGCGGCTGCTGATGGCGGGGCTGCTGATGTTCTTCGGCGCGTCGATCACGCACGGGCTGTTCGCGGCGCTGACGTGGGAGGGGGTCGTCGTCGCGCTGGCGTTTATCCTGGTGGTCCGGCCGGGGCGCGGGGCTGCTCGGGCTGATCGGGTGTGA
- a CDS encoding cupin domain-containing protein codes for MPIPSKTSPAKITAKQWHTLGQNHNGLLEGKDLGTGVTLIHYATEVVGEGPTLHVHPYDELFTVREGRARFTVGDQVIDAEAGDVVFGPANVPHGYQNLGPGRLDTLDIHLSPEWVQYNLADSWDAAGVLLDASSKVERGAGKG; via the coding sequence ATGCCGATTCCCTCGAAGACATCGCCCGCGAAAATCACCGCCAAGCAGTGGCACACCCTTGGTCAAAACCACAACGGCCTGCTGGAGGGCAAGGACCTGGGGACCGGGGTCACGCTTATCCACTACGCCACGGAGGTGGTGGGCGAGGGGCCGACGCTGCACGTGCATCCTTACGACGAGCTGTTTACGGTGAGGGAAGGGCGGGCACGTTTTACCGTCGGGGACCAGGTGATCGACGCGGAGGCGGGGGATGTGGTGTTCGGGCCGGCGAACGTGCCGCACGGGTACCAGAACCTCGGGCCCGGCCGGCTGGACACATTGGACATCCACCTCAGCCCGGAGTGGGTCCAGTACAACCTGGCGGATTCGTGGGACGCGGCGGGCGTGCTGCTGGATGCATCATCGAAGGTGGAGCGCGGGGCGGGCAAGGGGTAG